In the Chloroflexota bacterium genome, one interval contains:
- a CDS encoding Flp family type IVb pilin, whose protein sequence is MFRSFFAKEEGQGLVEYALILALIAIVVIAVLTLLGKNVNNKLNTVATALN, encoded by the coding sequence ATGTTTCGTTCATTTTTCGCTAAAGAAGAAGGCCAAGGCTTGGTTGAATACGCTTTGATCCTCGCCTTGATCGCTATCGTTGTTATCGCTGTCTTGACCTTGCTCGGCAAGAACGTCAACAACAAACTCAACACCGTCGCTACCGCTTTGAACTAG
- the mtnP gene encoding S-methyl-5'-thioadenosine phosphorylase — translation MEPISIGIIGGSGLYAMEALTDRSEIQLTTPFGDPSDAVIVGNLAGQRVAFLPRHGRGHRFTPSEVPYRANIHALKQLGVRFILGVSAVGSLREELVPGHLVIPNQAIDRTKGVRPATFFGEGMVAHVAFGEPVCPHLSALVSQAAHAASNTTVHDGGTYCCMEGPQFSTKAESELYRSWGCSIIGMTLLPEAKLAREAEIAYANLSLVTDYDCWHPDHDNVTAAMVVETINRNVTAAQSTIAALIPLIDPTAVYPAHSALAHAVMTAPEAIPAAARERLALLYRG, via the coding sequence ATGGAACCAATTAGCATTGGGATTATTGGCGGCAGCGGGCTGTATGCGATGGAAGCCCTGACCGACCGCAGCGAAATACAACTTACAACCCCATTTGGCGACCCCAGCGATGCCGTGATTGTTGGCAATTTGGCTGGGCAACGCGTGGCATTTTTGCCGCGTCATGGCCGTGGACATCGCTTTACCCCTTCAGAAGTGCCCTATCGCGCCAATATTCATGCGCTCAAACAATTGGGCGTGCGTTTTATTCTTGGGGTTAGTGCGGTTGGAAGTCTGCGCGAAGAGTTGGTACCAGGCCATTTGGTTATTCCCAATCAAGCGATTGATCGTACCAAGGGCGTGCGGCCTGCGACCTTCTTTGGCGAGGGCATGGTAGCGCATGTGGCTTTTGGCGAGCCAGTTTGTCCGCATTTAAGTGCTTTAGTGAGCCAAGCTGCCCATGCTGCTAGCAATACAACCGTGCATGATGGTGGAACCTATTGCTGTATGGAAGGCCCACAGTTTTCGACGAAGGCTGAGTCGGAGCTTTATCGCAGTTGGGGTTGCTCGATTATTGGCATGACTTTATTGCCAGAAGCCAAACTTGCACGAGAAGCCGAAATTGCCTATGCCAATCTTTCGCTTGTTACCGATTACGATTGCTGGCATCCTGATCATGATAATGTCACGGCGGCGATGGTGGTTGAAACGATCAATCGCAATGTAACCGCAGCTCAATCGACAATTGCCGCATTAATTCCCTTGATTGATCCGACGGCAGTCTATCCAGCACATTCAGCATTGGCTCATGCCGTGATGACTGCTCCAGAAGCGATTCCTGCGGCAGCGCGTGAACGTTTGGCCTTGCTCTATCGTGGCTGA
- a CDS encoding histidine kinase: MAADKDALLKELRDQQDRIRRQMTELDALVRQNQAEVDKMSQREMSVSSRRRDMEVNFERYEKVDIKNFYTSAQEVQTRVQMMRSQVEQLQTKQQVLREQQDTLQKLIQSLDEVSVVAETTISNLPHVNPQEQIAAIIQAQEKERLRISLQMHDGPAQSMSNLVLRAEICERFLDHDTNQARSEMASLKTAINTVLQDTRRFIFDLRPMTLDDLGLLPTLKRYSQEFGDKNNIEINLMVQGLETRLPGHYEVTIFRFVQEALNNVHRHANASHVRIILEADASRIQIAIEDDGAGFHVAETLNDPTGKRNMGIASLRQQAEVLLRGQMGIESTVGRGTRVVAVVPAP, from the coding sequence ATGGCAGCCGACAAAGACGCATTATTAAAAGAATTGCGTGACCAACAAGACCGCATTCGTCGCCAAATGACCGAACTTGATGCCTTGGTTCGCCAAAATCAAGCTGAAGTCGATAAAATGTCGCAACGTGAAATGTCGGTTTCCAGTCGCCGTCGCGATATGGAAGTCAATTTCGAGCGCTACGAAAAAGTTGATATAAAAAATTTCTACACTTCGGCCCAAGAAGTTCAAACCCGTGTTCAGATGATGCGCAGCCAAGTTGAGCAACTGCAAACAAAGCAACAAGTGCTGCGCGAACAACAAGATACGCTGCAAAAACTAATTCAAAGCCTCGATGAGGTCAGCGTTGTGGCCGAAACAACCATTTCCAACTTGCCACACGTTAATCCACAAGAACAAATTGCCGCGATTATTCAAGCCCAAGAAAAGGAGCGCCTGCGGATTTCGTTGCAAATGCACGATGGCCCAGCGCAATCGATGAGTAACTTGGTGTTACGAGCCGAAATTTGCGAACGCTTCCTCGATCACGATACCAATCAAGCTCGTTCGGAGATGGCCAGCCTCAAAACGGCGATTAATACCGTGTTGCAGGATACGCGGCGTTTTATCTTCGATTTACGCCCGATGACGCTTGATGATTTAGGGTTGTTACCAACCCTCAAGCGCTATAGCCAAGAGTTTGGTGATAAAAACAACATCGAAATCAATTTAATGGTGCAAGGTTTAGAAACTCGCTTGCCTGGTCATTATGAAGTAACAATTTTCCGTTTTGTCCAAGAAGCGCTGAATAATGTGCACCGCCACGCCAATGCTTCACATGTCCGAATTATCCTTGAGGCTGATGCTAGCCGCATTCAAATTGCGATTGAGGATGATGGAGCGGGCTTTCATGTGGCCGAAACGCTCAACGACCCAACGGGCAAACGCAATATGGGGATTGCCAGCCTACGCCAACAGGCCGAAGTGCTCTTACGTGGCCAAATGGGCATAGAAAGCACGGTAGGACGGGGGACACGAGTTGTGGCAGTCGTACCTGCACCCTAG